Proteins encoded together in one Triticum dicoccoides isolate Atlit2015 ecotype Zavitan chromosome 7B, WEW_v2.0, whole genome shotgun sequence window:
- the LOC119337254 gene encoding transmembrane 9 superfamily member 9-like, translating to MTISLPATAAALSVVLAALCLLVVPAAGFYLPGVAPNDFEKKDHLPVKVNKLTSIKTQLPYSFYSLPFCKPDTIVDSAENLGEVLRGDRIENSPYVFEMRVPQMCQIVCKISVGEKEGKVLKEKIEDEYRVNMILDNLPLVVPIQRVDQEGAYFYQHGFHVGAKGQYSGSKDEKYFIHNHLSFTVKYHRDAQRDVSRIVAFDVKPYSVKHEYGQWNDKKTHLTTCDPNAKRIITSSDSPQEVEAGKDIVFTYDVDFKESDIKWASRWDSYLLMTDDQIHWFSIVNSLMIVLFLSGMVAMIMLRTLYRDISKYNQLETQEEAQEETGWKLVHGDVFRPPANSDWLCVYVGTGVQFFGMMLVTMVFAVLGFLSPSNRGGLMTAMLLLWVFMGLLAGYSSSRLYKLFKGSEWKNIALRTAFTFPGSVFTVFFFLNILIWGQKSSGAVPFTTMFALVLLWFGISVPLVFVGSYLGFKKPAIEDPVKTNKIPRQVPEQAWYMNSIFSILIGGILPFGAVFIELFFILTSIWLHQFYYIFGFLFLVFLILIVTCAEISIVLCYFQLCSEDYLWWWRSYLTSGSSALYLFLYATFYFYTKLEITKFVSAILYFGYMLIASYAFFALTGTIGFYACLMFTRLIYSSVKIE from the exons ATGACGATATCgctgccggcgacggcggcggctctgtCCGTCGTCCTCGCCGCGCTCTGCCTCCTTGTGGTCCCGGCCGCCGGATTCTACCTCCCGGGCGTCGCGCCCAACGACTTCGAAAAG AAAGACCATCTCCCTGTGAAAGTCAATAAACTGACTTCAATTAAGACACAACTTCCCTACTCCTTCTACTCTCTCCCATTCTGCAAGCCAGATACGATCGTTGACAGTGCTGAAAATCTGGGTGAAGTTCTCCGTGGGGATCGCATTGAGAACTCTCCATATGTG TTTGAAATGAGGGTACCTCAGATGTGTCAAATAGTCTGCAAGATTTCAGTTGGGGAAAAAGAAGGAAAGGTTCTCAAGGAAAAGATTGAAGATGAGTACCGCGTGAACAT GATTCTTGACAACCTACCTCTAGTTGTTCCTATTCAAAGAGTGGATCAAGAAGGTGCTTATTTCTATCAACATGGGTTCCATGTTGGAGCCAAAGGACAATACTCAGGG AGTAAGGATGAAAAGTACTTCATCCACAATCATTTGTCCTTCACGGTGAAATATCACAGGGATGCACAAAGGGATGTTTCTAGGATAGTGGCCTTTGATGTAAAACCCTACAG TGTCAAGCACGAATATGGACAGTGGAATGACAAGAAGACTCATCTGACCACTTGCGATCCGAATGCGAAACGTATAATTACATCATCTGATTCTCCTCAGGAGGTTGAAGCTGGCAAAGACATTGTCTTCACATACGATGTGGATTTCAAG GAGAGTGATATCAAGTGGGCATCTCGCTGGGATAGTTATCTGCTGATGACAGACGATCAAATCCATTGGTTCTCCATTGTAAATTCTCTCATGATCGTTCTCTTCCTTTCCGGAATGGTTGCAATGATCATGCTTCGGACCCTTTATCGGGACATCTCCAAGTATAACCAGCTTGAGACTCAGGAGGAAGCCCAAGAAGAAACTGGATGGAAGCTTGTTCATGGTGATGTTTTCAGGCCGCCTGCCAACTCTGATTGGCTCTGTGTTTATGTTGGTACAGGTGTCCAGTTTTTTGGCATGATGCTTGTCACGATGGTCTTTGCAGTCCTTGGCTTCCTTTCTCCATCCAACAGAGGTGGACTGATGACAGCTATGCTCTTGCTTTGGGTTTTCATGGGTTTGCTTGCTGGCTACTCTTCTTCACGTCTTTACAAGTTGTTCAAGGGCTCAGAGTGGAAGAACATTGCCTTGAGGACAGCATTCACCTTCCCTGGCAGTGTGTTCACTGTTTTCTTCTTCTTGAATATTCTTATCTGGGGGCAGAAGTCCTCTGGTGCAGTTCCATTCACCACAATGTTTGCCCTTGTCCTCCTTTGGTTTGGTATCTCGGTGCCTTTAGTGTTTGTTGGGAGTTACCTTGGTTTCAAGAAACCAGCCATTGAAGACCCAGTGAAAACAAACAAGATACCCAGGCAGGTACCTGAGCAAGCCTGGTACATGAACTCAATCTTTTCGATTCTAATTGGAGGGATCCTTCCATTTGGAGCTGTGTTCATTGAGCTCTTCTTTATCCTGACCTCCATCTGGCTGCACCAATTCTACTACATCTTTGGGTTCCTCTTCCTTGTCTTCCTTATTCTAATCGTCACATGTGCCGAGATCTCGATTGTGCTCTGCTACTTCCAGCTATGCAGTGAGGATTACCTGTGGTGGTGGAGATCATACTTGACATCAGGATCTTCTGCCCTGTACCTCTTCCTATATGCGACTTTCTACTTCTACACAAAGCTGGAGATCACAAAGTTTGTGTCAGCCATCCTTTACTTCGGCTACATGCTCATCGCCTCGTATGCGTTCTTTGCCTTGACGGGTACAATTGGATTCTACGCCTGTTTAATGTTCACTAGGCTGATTTACTCGTCTGTGAAGATTGAGTAA